In Oryza sativa Japonica Group chromosome 3, ASM3414082v1, one DNA window encodes the following:
- the LOC4333539 gene encoding patatin-like protein 3, which produces MASSPMAMDADKLSYEIFSLLESKFLFGAGGGGCLSSGPCTPARPFLGGGGGMDGRVRVLAIDGCGSSGAGDALLAAAALARLEAGLRKRTGDSDARVADFFDVAAGAGAGGVLAAMLFLRGPDGRPRYTAEEALEFVAASVGRDWAGRRGRWARLFRGGARGAERSFRRVFGDATLKDTVAPLLVPCYDLATAAPFMFSRADAVESDSYDFALRDVCAATCAAGSTAAAVRSVDGRTAIAAASGGVAAMGNPAAAAITHVLHNKQEFPLATTVDDILVLSIGTGASTSATATPMPTRSPSPREMARVTAEGVADMVDESVAMAFGHTSGSSSNYVRIQASKAATALHGAAAAGAMLSQRNVESVLFRGRRMSERTNAEKVDAAAAEVVKEHERRRRSPLPNVVIKQVGTPRVSSATTASSGTARTAASTLASPASYGSRQ; this is translated from the coding sequence ATGGCGAGCTCGCCGATGGCCATGGACGCGGACAAGCTCAGCTACGAGATCTTCTCCCTGCTGGAGAGCAAGTTCCtcttcggcgccggcggcggcgggtgcctGTCGTCGGGGccgtgcacgccggcgaggccgtttcttggcggcggtggcggcatggACGGGCGGGTGCGGGTGCTGGCCATCGACGGGTGCGGCTCGTCGGGCGCCGGGGACGCgctgctcgccgcggcggcgctcgcgcggCTGGAGGCCGGGCTGCGGAAGCGAACCGGGGACTCCGACGCCCGCGTCGCGGATTTCTTCGACGTCGcggcgggcgccggcgccggtggggtGCTCGCGGCGATGCTGTTCTTGAGGGGCCCCGACGGGAGGCCGAGGTacacggcggaggaggcgcttGAGTTCGTGGCTGCTAGCGtcgggagggactgggccggccggcgcgggcggtgggcgcggctgttccgcggcggcgcgcggggggcgGAGAGGTCGTTCCGGCGGGTGTTCGGCGACGCCACGCTCAAGGACACCGTCGCGCCGCTGCTCGTCCCGTGCTAcgacctcgccaccgccgcgcctttCATGTTCTcgcgcgccgacgccgtcgagAGCGACAGCTACGACTTCGCCCTCCGCGACGTCTGCGCGGCCACCTGCGCCGCCGggagcacggccgccgccgtcaggtCGGTGGACGGGcgcaccgccatcgccgcggcttccggcggcgtggcggccatGGGCAacccggccgcggcggccatcACGCACGTGCTCCACAACAAGCAGGAGTTCCccctcgccaccaccgtcgACGACATCCTCGTCCTCTCCATCGGCACcggcgcctccacctccgccaccgcgaCGCCGATGCCCACGCgctccccgtcgccgcgcgAGATGGCGCGCGTCACCGCCGAGGGCGTGGCGGACATGGTCGACGAGTCCGTCGCCATGGCGTTCGGCCACACGAGCGGGAGCAGCAGCAACTACGTGCGCATCCAGGCCAGCAAGGCGGCGACCGCgctccacggcgccgccgccgcgggcgcgaTGCTGTCGCAGCGGAACGTGGAGTCCGTGCTGTTCCGCGGGCGGAGGATGTCGGAGAGGACGAACGCCGAGAAggtggacgccgcggcggcggaggtggtgaaggagcacgagcggcggcggcgcagcccgCTGCCGAACGTGGTGATCAAGCAGGTGGGCACGCCGCGGGTATCGTCGGCGACCACGGCGTCGTcggggacggcgaggacggcggcgtcgacgttggcgtcgccggcgtcgtacGGCTCCCGCCAATAG
- the LOC4333540 gene encoding histone-binding protein MSI1 homolog, translating to MPKATAAEEEEFRAEVEERLINEEYKIWKKNTPFLYDLVITHALEWPSLTVQWLPDRAEPAGKDHSVQKMVLGTHTSDNEPNYLMLAQVQLPLDDAEADARHYDDDHAEIGGFGAASGKVQIVQQINHDGEVNRARYMPQNSFIIATKTVSAEVYVFDYSKHPSKPPLDGACNPDLRLKGHNSEGYGLSWSIFKEGHLLSGSDDAQICLWDIKANSKNKTLDALQIFKYHDGVVEDVAWHLRHEYLFGSVGDDHNLLIWDLRSPVSTKPVQSVAAHQGEVNCLAFNPFNEWVVATGSTDKTVKLFDLRKIDTSLHTFDCHKEEVFQVGWSPKNETILASCCLGRRLMVWDLSRIDQEQTPEDAEDGPPELLFIHGGHTSKISDFSWNPCEDWVIASVAEDNILQIWQMAENIYHDEDDVPTDDPAKAP from the exons ATGCCGAAGGctacggcggcggaggaggaggagttccgggcggaggtggaggagcggcTGATCAACGAGGAGTACAAGATCTGGAAGAAGAACACCCCGTTCCTGTACGACCTCGTCATCACCCATGCCCTGGAGTGGCCGTCCCTCACCGTGCAGTGGCTCCCCGACCGCGCTGAGCCCGCTGGGAAGGACCACTCCGTCCAGAAGATGGTGCTCGGCACCCACACCTCCGACAACGAGCCCAACTACCTCATGCTCGCCCAGGTCCAGCTCCCCCTCGACGACGCCGAGGCCGACGCGCGCCactacgacgacgaccacgccgAGATCGGGGgcttcggcgccgcctccggcaag GTGCAAATAGTTCAACAGATAAATCATGATGGAGAGGTTAATCGAGCTCGGTATATGCCCCAGAATTCATTTATAATTGCTACCAAGACAGTCAGTGCAGAAGTATATGTCTTTGATTATAGCAAGCACCCATCAAAGCCTCCATTGGATGGTGCATGCAATCCTGACTTACGGCTGAAGGGACATAACTCTGAAGGATATGGACTGTCTTGGAGTATATTTAAGGAGGGCCATTTGTTGAGTGGATCTGATGATGCTCAAATTTGCTTATGGGACATCAAAGCAAATAGTAAAAACAAAACCCTTGACGCTCTTCAGATTTTTAAG TATCATGATGGTGTCGTTGAAGATGTTGCCTGGCATTTGAGGCATGAATACTTGTTTGGCTCAGTTGGTGATGATCACAATTTGCTAATTTGGGATTTACGTTCTCCTGTGTCTACTAAGCCTGTACAGTCTGTGGCGGCACACCAGGGTGAG GTGAATTGTCTGGCTTTCAACCCCTTCAATGAATGGGTTGTTGCAACTGGTTCAACTGACAAGACCGTGAAACTATTTGATCTTCGGAAGATTGATACTTCCCTACACACCTTTGATTGCCACAA GGAGGAAGTATTTCAAGTTGGATGGAGCCCAAAGAATGAGACTATACTTGCATCTTGTTGTCTTGGCAGAAGGTTAATGGTCTGGGATTTAAGCAG GATTGACCAGGAACAGACACCGGAGGATGCGGAAGATGGTCCTCCGGAGCTCCTGTTCATTCATGGAGGCCATACAAGCAAGATCTCCGACTTCTCCTGGAACCCGTGCGAGGACTGGGTGATTGCTAGCGTCGCTGAGGACAACATCCTTCAGATATGGCAAATGGCAGAGAACATCTACCATGACGAGGATGATGTGCCGACTGATGACCCGGCCAAGGCTCCCTGA
- the LOC4333541 gene encoding kxDL motif-containing protein 1 isoform X1, translating into MEKSPLAWFRLLVNNEDVVAIKQMQHLILGRLQDSNAVLTHFNEYSEQCFAEVSNDFAGKTRLLKSMKADLDHIFLKLRGMKSRLAATYPDAFPTGAMAETMDQRPDLESPLD; encoded by the exons ATGGAGAAGTCGCCACTGGCGTGGTTCAGGTTGCTGGTCAACAATGAAGACGTCGTTGCCATAAAGCAGATGCAGCATCTCAT ACTGGGACGATTGCAAGATAGTAATGCAGTTCTCACACATTTTAATGAATACTCTGAACAATGCTTTGCGGAGGTGTCTAATGACTTTGCTGGTAAAACTCGTCTTCTCAAGTCCATGAAGGCTGATCTTGACCATATTTTCCTGAAGTTGAG AGGCATGAAATCGAGGTTAGCGGCAACATATCCAGATGCTTTTCCTACTGGCGCAATGGCAGAGACGATGGACCAAAGACCGGACCTTGAAAGTCCTCTTGATTAA